The following coding sequences lie in one Musa acuminata AAA Group cultivar baxijiao chromosome BXJ1-8, Cavendish_Baxijiao_AAA, whole genome shotgun sequence genomic window:
- the LOC103994225 gene encoding protein PHOSPHATE STARVATION RESPONSE 1-like isoform X2, with protein MVSNDPSKQKEWWADIIDEDCRETAVESQPKVVHPTSSQSSSSLSVHQPPIHHSVPSNSGEICAVTSAAKPRMRWNPELHECFVNAVNQLGEATPKGVLKLMKVEGLTIYHVKSHLQKYRTTRYRPDSSEGPSNKKTTLKEELPSLDLKTGTLWCQDTEQLKVRTWKSFDLTEALRLQVVVQKQLHEQLEIQRNLQQRIEEQGRFLQMILEKQCKSNIDKLQITSTVEGLSTTTSDIMHSIDTFELPKNDRHIAGSSNGSADTKEGSWQVGIRHKIPEAEPSAEKEADSVDGSHSSACKPAKGQVGETKTPP; from the exons ATGGTCTCTAATGATCCTAGTAAGCAAAAGGAGTGGTGGGCAGATATAATAGATGAAGATTGCAGGGAAACTGCTGTTGAATCTCAGCCAAAG GTTGTACACCCAACATCATCCCAATCGTCATCTAGTTTATCAGTGCACCAGCCACCAATCCATCATTCTGTTCCATCCAATTCAGGAGAGATTTGTGCTGTCACTAGTGCAGCCAAGCCACGCATGCGCTGGAATCCTGAGCTCCATGAATGCTTTGTAAATGCTGTCAATCAGCTTGGTG AAGCCACTCCGAAAGGTGTACTAAAGCTCATGAAAGTTGAAGGCTTGACAATATACCATGTGAAGAGCCACCTGCAG AAATATAGAACAACTCGGTACAGGCCAGACTCATCAGAGG GGCCATCCAACAAGAAGACTACTTTGAAAGAAGAATTGCCTTCTCTAGACCTCAAGAC TGGAACACTATGGTGTCAAGACACTGAACAACTCAAAGTCAGAACTTGGAA AAGTTTTGATCTCACTGAAGCTCTCCGGCTCCAGGTGGTTGTCCAAAAACAGCTTCATGAGCAACTTGAG ATTCAGAGAAATCTGCAGCAGAGAATTGAAGAGCAAGGAAGATTTCTTCAGATGATTCTTGAGAAGCAATGCAAGTCGAACATTGACAAACTCCAGATTACTTCTACTGTGGAAGGACTATCAACCACAACCTCTGATATAATGCATTCAATTGACACGTTTGAACTCCCAAAGAATGATCGACACATTGCTGGAAGTAGCAACGGCAGTGCAGACACAAAAGAGGGCTCATGGCAAGTCGGTATCAGGCATAAGATACCTGAAGCTGAACCTTCAGCCGAGAAAGAAGCAGATTCTGTTGATGGCTCCCATTCTTCAGCCTGCAAGCCTGCAAAAGGCCAGGTTGGGGAGacaaaaacaccaccatga
- the LOC103994225 gene encoding protein PHOSPHATE STARVATION RESPONSE 2-like isoform X5, producing the protein MRWNPELHECFVNAVNQLGGSEKATPKGVLKLMKVEGLTIYHVKSHLQKYRTTRYRPDSSEGPSNKKTTLKEELPSLDLKTGTLWCQDTEQLKVRTWKSFDLTEALRLQVVVQKQLHEQLEIQRNLQQRIEEQGRFLQMILEKQCKSNIDKLQITSTVEGLSTTTSDIMHSIDTFELPKNDRHIAGSSNGSADTKEGSWQVGIRHKIPEAEPSAEKEADSVDGSHSSACKPAKGQVGETKTPP; encoded by the exons ATGCGCTGGAATCCTGAGCTCCATGAATGCTTTGTAAATGCTGTCAATCAGCTTGGTGGTAGTGAAA AAGCCACTCCGAAAGGTGTACTAAAGCTCATGAAAGTTGAAGGCTTGACAATATACCATGTGAAGAGCCACCTGCAG AAATATAGAACAACTCGGTACAGGCCAGACTCATCAGAGG GGCCATCCAACAAGAAGACTACTTTGAAAGAAGAATTGCCTTCTCTAGACCTCAAGAC TGGAACACTATGGTGTCAAGACACTGAACAACTCAAAGTCAGAACTTGGAA AAGTTTTGATCTCACTGAAGCTCTCCGGCTCCAGGTGGTTGTCCAAAAACAGCTTCATGAGCAACTTGAG ATTCAGAGAAATCTGCAGCAGAGAATTGAAGAGCAAGGAAGATTTCTTCAGATGATTCTTGAGAAGCAATGCAAGTCGAACATTGACAAACTCCAGATTACTTCTACTGTGGAAGGACTATCAACCACAACCTCTGATATAATGCATTCAATTGACACGTTTGAACTCCCAAAGAATGATCGACACATTGCTGGAAGTAGCAACGGCAGTGCAGACACAAAAGAGGGCTCATGGCAAGTCGGTATCAGGCATAAGATACCTGAAGCTGAACCTTCAGCCGAGAAAGAAGCAGATTCTGTTGATGGCTCCCATTCTTCAGCCTGCAAGCCTGCAAAAGGCCAGGTTGGGGAGacaaaaacaccaccatga
- the LOC103994225 gene encoding protein PHOSPHATE STARVATION RESPONSE 1-like isoform X3, with amino-acid sequence MVSNDPSKQKEWWADIIDEDCRETAVESQPKVVHPTSSQSSSSLSVHQPPIHHSVPSNSGEICAVTSAAKPRMRWNPELHECFVNAVNQLGGSEKATPKGVLKLMKVEGLTIYHVKSHLQKYRTTRYRPDSSEGPSNKKTTLKEELPSLDLKTSFDLTEALRLQVVVQKQLHEQLEIQRNLQQRIEEQGRFLQMILEKQCKSNIDKLQITSTVEGLSTTTSDIMHSIDTFELPKNDRHIAGSSNGSADTKEGSWQVGIRHKIPEAEPSAEKEADSVDGSHSSACKPAKGQVGETKTPP; translated from the exons ATGGTCTCTAATGATCCTAGTAAGCAAAAGGAGTGGTGGGCAGATATAATAGATGAAGATTGCAGGGAAACTGCTGTTGAATCTCAGCCAAAG GTTGTACACCCAACATCATCCCAATCGTCATCTAGTTTATCAGTGCACCAGCCACCAATCCATCATTCTGTTCCATCCAATTCAGGAGAGATTTGTGCTGTCACTAGTGCAGCCAAGCCACGCATGCGCTGGAATCCTGAGCTCCATGAATGCTTTGTAAATGCTGTCAATCAGCTTGGTGGTAGTGAAA AAGCCACTCCGAAAGGTGTACTAAAGCTCATGAAAGTTGAAGGCTTGACAATATACCATGTGAAGAGCCACCTGCAG AAATATAGAACAACTCGGTACAGGCCAGACTCATCAGAGG GGCCATCCAACAAGAAGACTACTTTGAAAGAAGAATTGCCTTCTCTAGACCTCAAGAC AAGTTTTGATCTCACTGAAGCTCTCCGGCTCCAGGTGGTTGTCCAAAAACAGCTTCATGAGCAACTTGAG ATTCAGAGAAATCTGCAGCAGAGAATTGAAGAGCAAGGAAGATTTCTTCAGATGATTCTTGAGAAGCAATGCAAGTCGAACATTGACAAACTCCAGATTACTTCTACTGTGGAAGGACTATCAACCACAACCTCTGATATAATGCATTCAATTGACACGTTTGAACTCCCAAAGAATGATCGACACATTGCTGGAAGTAGCAACGGCAGTGCAGACACAAAAGAGGGCTCATGGCAAGTCGGTATCAGGCATAAGATACCTGAAGCTGAACCTTCAGCCGAGAAAGAAGCAGATTCTGTTGATGGCTCCCATTCTTCAGCCTGCAAGCCTGCAAAAGGCCAGGTTGGGGAGacaaaaacaccaccatga
- the LOC103994225 gene encoding protein PHOSPHATE STARVATION RESPONSE 1-like isoform X1 — MVSNDPSKQKEWWADIIDEDCRETAVESQPKVVHPTSSQSSSSLSVHQPPIHHSVPSNSGEICAVTSAAKPRMRWNPELHECFVNAVNQLGGSEKATPKGVLKLMKVEGLTIYHVKSHLQKYRTTRYRPDSSEGPSNKKTTLKEELPSLDLKTGTLWCQDTEQLKVRTWKSFDLTEALRLQVVVQKQLHEQLEIQRNLQQRIEEQGRFLQMILEKQCKSNIDKLQITSTVEGLSTTTSDIMHSIDTFELPKNDRHIAGSSNGSADTKEGSWQVGIRHKIPEAEPSAEKEADSVDGSHSSACKPAKGQVGETKTPP, encoded by the exons ATGGTCTCTAATGATCCTAGTAAGCAAAAGGAGTGGTGGGCAGATATAATAGATGAAGATTGCAGGGAAACTGCTGTTGAATCTCAGCCAAAG GTTGTACACCCAACATCATCCCAATCGTCATCTAGTTTATCAGTGCACCAGCCACCAATCCATCATTCTGTTCCATCCAATTCAGGAGAGATTTGTGCTGTCACTAGTGCAGCCAAGCCACGCATGCGCTGGAATCCTGAGCTCCATGAATGCTTTGTAAATGCTGTCAATCAGCTTGGTGGTAGTGAAA AAGCCACTCCGAAAGGTGTACTAAAGCTCATGAAAGTTGAAGGCTTGACAATATACCATGTGAAGAGCCACCTGCAG AAATATAGAACAACTCGGTACAGGCCAGACTCATCAGAGG GGCCATCCAACAAGAAGACTACTTTGAAAGAAGAATTGCCTTCTCTAGACCTCAAGAC TGGAACACTATGGTGTCAAGACACTGAACAACTCAAAGTCAGAACTTGGAA AAGTTTTGATCTCACTGAAGCTCTCCGGCTCCAGGTGGTTGTCCAAAAACAGCTTCATGAGCAACTTGAG ATTCAGAGAAATCTGCAGCAGAGAATTGAAGAGCAAGGAAGATTTCTTCAGATGATTCTTGAGAAGCAATGCAAGTCGAACATTGACAAACTCCAGATTACTTCTACTGTGGAAGGACTATCAACCACAACCTCTGATATAATGCATTCAATTGACACGTTTGAACTCCCAAAGAATGATCGACACATTGCTGGAAGTAGCAACGGCAGTGCAGACACAAAAGAGGGCTCATGGCAAGTCGGTATCAGGCATAAGATACCTGAAGCTGAACCTTCAGCCGAGAAAGAAGCAGATTCTGTTGATGGCTCCCATTCTTCAGCCTGCAAGCCTGCAAAAGGCCAGGTTGGGGAGacaaaaacaccaccatga
- the LOC103994225 gene encoding protein PHOSPHATE STARVATION RESPONSE 1-like isoform X4, translating into MVSNDPSKQKEWWADIIDEDCRETAVESQPKVVHPTSSQSSSSLSVHQPPIHHSVPSNSGEICAVTSAAKPRMRWNPELHECFVNAVNQLGGSEKATPKGVLKLMKVEGLTIYHVKSHLQKYRTTRYRPDSSEGPSNKKTTLKEELPSLDLKTFDLTEALRLQVVVQKQLHEQLEIQRNLQQRIEEQGRFLQMILEKQCKSNIDKLQITSTVEGLSTTTSDIMHSIDTFELPKNDRHIAGSSNGSADTKEGSWQVGIRHKIPEAEPSAEKEADSVDGSHSSACKPAKGQVGETKTPP; encoded by the exons ATGGTCTCTAATGATCCTAGTAAGCAAAAGGAGTGGTGGGCAGATATAATAGATGAAGATTGCAGGGAAACTGCTGTTGAATCTCAGCCAAAG GTTGTACACCCAACATCATCCCAATCGTCATCTAGTTTATCAGTGCACCAGCCACCAATCCATCATTCTGTTCCATCCAATTCAGGAGAGATTTGTGCTGTCACTAGTGCAGCCAAGCCACGCATGCGCTGGAATCCTGAGCTCCATGAATGCTTTGTAAATGCTGTCAATCAGCTTGGTGGTAGTGAAA AAGCCACTCCGAAAGGTGTACTAAAGCTCATGAAAGTTGAAGGCTTGACAATATACCATGTGAAGAGCCACCTGCAG AAATATAGAACAACTCGGTACAGGCCAGACTCATCAGAGG GGCCATCCAACAAGAAGACTACTTTGAAAGAAGAATTGCCTTCTCTAGACCTCAAGAC TTTTGATCTCACTGAAGCTCTCCGGCTCCAGGTGGTTGTCCAAAAACAGCTTCATGAGCAACTTGAG ATTCAGAGAAATCTGCAGCAGAGAATTGAAGAGCAAGGAAGATTTCTTCAGATGATTCTTGAGAAGCAATGCAAGTCGAACATTGACAAACTCCAGATTACTTCTACTGTGGAAGGACTATCAACCACAACCTCTGATATAATGCATTCAATTGACACGTTTGAACTCCCAAAGAATGATCGACACATTGCTGGAAGTAGCAACGGCAGTGCAGACACAAAAGAGGGCTCATGGCAAGTCGGTATCAGGCATAAGATACCTGAAGCTGAACCTTCAGCCGAGAAAGAAGCAGATTCTGTTGATGGCTCCCATTCTTCAGCCTGCAAGCCTGCAAAAGGCCAGGTTGGGGAGacaaaaacaccaccatga